The following coding sequences lie in one Peribacillus frigoritolerans genomic window:
- a CDS encoding M3 family oligoendopeptidase, with protein sequence MAFSDFKYVRPNREEVEKNFHLMIKEFKLSSTVQEQEKMINEINQIRNGVMSMGCICSIRHSIDTTNEFYRNELNFFHDFLPIIKGYETDFYKALLTSPFRSELEKQYGTQLFKLAELKLKTYSDDVIKDLQQENHLTSQYVQLISSAKIPFLGKEYTLAQLQPFIGHSEREVRKEAVKMHTSFFENNKQELDDIFDKLVKVRTTVAKKLGFPSFVELGYARMNRTDYDKSMVENFRKQIKQFIVPIASKLKERQRERINVDTLMFYDEGFEFPSGNASPKGDANWIIENGIRMYQELSPDTNDFFRYMVENDLMDVTAKKGKASGGYCSYISSHQAPFIFSNFSGVSHDIKVLTHEAGHAFQKYKSRHFDIPEYAGPTFEAAEIFSMSMEFFTYPWMEKFFKEDKEKYYFSHLSGALLFLPYGVAVDEFQHCVYEQPELTPNERHTIWREIEKKYLPHLQYGDNEYLNNGGFWQRQGHIYNHPFYYIDYALARICAFQFWEKMIGNHEEAWNDYLKICEQGGSKSFLQLVKIANLISPFEDGSVESFVGVVDDYLNKIDDNTFRQRENNKPVTKLLDK encoded by the coding sequence ATGGCATTTTCAGATTTCAAGTACGTACGCCCAAATAGAGAAGAAGTAGAGAAAAACTTTCATTTAATGATTAAAGAATTCAAACTCTCCTCAACTGTACAGGAACAAGAGAAAATGATAAATGAAATTAATCAAATTCGTAATGGGGTAATGTCAATGGGATGCATTTGTTCCATTCGACATTCAATTGACACGACAAATGAGTTTTATAGAAATGAACTGAATTTTTTTCATGATTTTCTCCCAATCATCAAAGGATATGAAACGGATTTTTATAAAGCTTTATTGACTTCACCATTTCGAAGTGAATTAGAGAAACAATATGGTACCCAGCTTTTTAAACTTGCAGAGCTAAAATTGAAAACATATAGTGATGATGTTATCAAAGACCTCCAACAAGAGAATCATTTAACCTCCCAATATGTACAACTTATATCCTCAGCGAAAATTCCATTTCTAGGAAAAGAATATACACTAGCACAATTACAACCATTTATAGGTCATAGCGAGAGAGAAGTAAGAAAAGAAGCTGTCAAAATGCATACAAGTTTTTTTGAAAATAACAAACAAGAACTTGACGATATTTTTGATAAGCTTGTTAAAGTACGAACAACTGTTGCGAAAAAACTTGGGTTTCCGAGTTTTGTTGAGTTAGGATATGCGAGAATGAATCGTACTGATTACGATAAAAGTATGGTAGAGAATTTTCGTAAACAAATTAAACAGTTTATTGTACCAATTGCTTCTAAGTTAAAAGAACGTCAACGTGAACGTATTAATGTAGATACATTGATGTTCTATGATGAAGGATTTGAGTTTCCAAGTGGTAATGCCAGTCCTAAGGGAGATGCAAACTGGATTATAGAAAATGGTATCCGTATGTACCAAGAACTTTCTCCAGATACAAATGATTTTTTTCGCTATATGGTAGAAAATGACCTGATGGACGTAACCGCTAAAAAGGGAAAGGCGAGTGGTGGTTATTGTTCGTATATTTCAAGTCATCAAGCTCCGTTTATTTTTTCAAACTTTAGTGGCGTATCACACGATATTAAAGTTCTAACACATGAGGCAGGTCATGCATTTCAAAAGTATAAAAGTCGTCATTTTGACATTCCAGAATACGCTGGACCTACATTTGAAGCTGCTGAAATTTTTTCGATGAGTATGGAATTTTTCACATATCCATGGATGGAAAAATTTTTCAAAGAAGATAAGGAGAAATATTATTTTTCTCATTTAAGTGGTGCGTTATTATTTTTACCTTATGGTGTAGCAGTTGATGAATTTCAACATTGTGTGTACGAGCAACCAGAATTAACACCAAATGAGCGACATACAATTTGGAGGGAGATTGAAAAGAAATACTTACCACATCTCCAATATGGCGACAATGAGTATTTAAATAATGGTGGCTTTTGGCAACGTCAAGGGCATATTTATAATCACCCATTCTATTATATTGATTATGCTTTAGCTCGAATTTGTGCATTTCAATTTTGGGAAAAAATGATTGGGAACCATGAAGAAGCATGGAATGATTATCTAAAAATTTGTGAGCAAGGTGGAAGTAAATCGTTCTTACAATTGGTGAAAATAGCAAATCTTATTTCTCCATTTGAAGATGGTTCTGTCGAATCGTTCGTTGGTGTAGTTGATGATTATCTAAATAAGATTGATGATAATACTTTTAGACAAAGAGAAAATAATAAGCCAGTAACAAAACTACTTGATAAATAG
- a CDS encoding ornithine cyclodeaminase family protein: MAYQVLTDSDVLRLTKMKPIIEAIERVFCEQANATLVSPPRFQLETEDGNLVFTAGAATETEKVIGFRVYDTYSNEHSGHEQLVSVFDSVTGVFKGVIIGNLLGALRTGAIGGAAINAMSRSDAKQLAIIGTGIQARTQLEAAIAIRDIKRVLVYSRNDINRKKFAEEMSEKLDMDVIPMDSPKKCVEKADIIICATNSLSPVIDADWLKPGVHINTVGPKSMKGHELPIEVAGKSSVITTDSLEQLCAYSTPHFLANTPYEQNIVQLSDIITGKTPGRTSINDVTLFCSVGLSGTEVVVAHEIMKMAEK, from the coding sequence ATGGCATATCAAGTTCTAACAGATTCTGACGTTTTGAGATTGACTAAAATGAAACCCATCATTGAGGCAATTGAGCGCGTTTTTTGTGAACAAGCAAACGCAACCCTTGTTTCACCACCTCGCTTTCAATTGGAGACGGAGGATGGAAACTTAGTTTTCACTGCCGGCGCCGCAACGGAGACTGAAAAAGTTATAGGCTTTCGAGTTTACGATACCTATTCAAACGAGCATTCGGGTCACGAACAATTGGTATCTGTGTTTGATTCCGTGACAGGTGTATTCAAAGGCGTTATTATTGGCAATTTACTTGGTGCCCTTCGCACGGGCGCAATCGGGGGAGCTGCCATTAATGCTATGTCTCGTTCAGATGCTAAACAGCTAGCGATAATTGGAACAGGTATTCAAGCTCGTACTCAGTTAGAAGCAGCTATAGCTATTCGTGATATTAAACGGGTTCTGGTTTACAGTCGCAATGATATAAATCGAAAAAAGTTTGCCGAAGAAATGTCTGAAAAACTTGATATGGATGTAATTCCTATGGATTCACCCAAAAAGTGTGTGGAGAAGGCAGATATCATCATCTGTGCTACAAATAGTCTTTCACCAGTGATTGATGCGGATTGGTTAAAACCGGGTGTACATATCAATACGGTTGGACCAAAATCGATGAAAGGACATGAGTTACCCATAGAAGTAGCTGGTAAAAGCTCCGTAATTACTACGGATTCCCTTGAACAGTTATGTGCCTATTCAACACCTCACTTCTTAGCCAATACTCCTTATGAACAGAATATTGTACAGCTTTCGGACATTATAACTGGAAAAACACCGGGCAGAACTTCAATCAATGATGTTACATTGTTTTGTTCCGTGGGACTTTCTGGCACTGAAGTAGTTGTTGCGCATGAAATTATGAAAATGGCTGAAAAGTAA